In Phlebotomus papatasi isolate M1 chromosome 1, Ppap_2.1, whole genome shotgun sequence, the following proteins share a genomic window:
- the LOC129799702 gene encoding retinoic acid receptor RXR-alpha-A — protein sequence MSLKRVSKKALFFLVVPLLLRQVLTTTSINFLFLILAFIIGSLLSVSLSLETFLRQEKVLANFIIIFLLFKLTLVSARVVTACCRVCGDRSSGKHYSVFTCDGCSCFFKRSVRKSAIYTCIAGKGSCVVDKARRNWCPYCRLQRCFSAGMNVAAVQEERGPRKPRKLTGSLLSEKRSNNTKLLIVFNTKADLVELNLLETLILCRKEFSTNNDESLQLELISDRALLALGRYTIQKECQWQRFGKLIICLRGLSFYTNSLKNIFRHIIGDIIEDRH from the exons ATGTCGCTCAAGAGGGTGTCCAAGAAGGCATTATTCTTTCTGGTCGTACCACTTTTGCTGCGTCAAGTGTTGACTACCACCtcaatcaattttctttttctgattttggcttttattaTTGGGTCCCTGCTATCTGTCTCATTGTCATTGGAGACATTTCTACGACAGGAGAAAGTGTTAG caaattttataataatttttttattgttcaaacTTACTTTAGTCTCTGCAAGGGTTGTAACAGCATGTTGTCGTGTGTGTGGAGATCGTAGCTCGGGAAAGCATTACAGTGTTTTCACCTGCGATGGATGCTCCTGCTTTTTTAAGCGCAGTGTTAGAAAAAGCGCTATATATACATGTATAG CTGGAAAAGGAAGTTGTGTGGTTGATAAAGCACGTCGTAACTGGTGTCCCTATTGTAGACTTCAGAGATGCTTTTCTGCTGGAATGAATGTTGCTG CCGTTCAAGAGGAGCGAGGACCAAGAAAGCCGAGGAAATTAACTGGAAGTCTACTTAGTGAGAAAAGGAGCAACAACACAAAA CTGTTGATAGTTTTTAACACGAAGGCTGACCTCGTTGAACTCAATCTTTTGGAAACTCTTATATTATGTCGTAAAGAGTTTAGTACAAACAATGACGAGTCTCTACAATTGGAGCTAATATCAGATAGGGCATTATTGGCTCTTGGACGGTACACAATTCAGAAGGAATGCCAATGGCAACGATTTGGTAAATTGATCATTTGTCTTCGAGGACTCTCCTTTTACACTAATAGTCTTAAGAACATCTTCAGACACATTATTGGTGATATTATAGAAGATAGACATTAG